From the genome of Podospora bellae-mahoneyi strain CBS 112042 chromosome 2, whole genome shotgun sequence:
GTTAGCTATTTGTAACTTTgaaggttgggttgggggagatggcgagggggttTCCTATCTGACGATGGAGTTTTGTCCCGtaggcgggggaggaggaaggttggTAGGTAGGCATCAGCATGAAGCTGTTGACACACCTGATCGTGATGAATGGTGCTAGCTTGGGATGGATGAGAAACGGTGGGATGACCATCAACTCCGTTGTCTTACTTTCAGTCCGAAGAACACGTCGATGATAATAATGCTCATCCCGTCTCAAACCATCCTCCCAACCGGCCCGATCACGACCCAGACTTACCTCATGTTTCAACCGTCTGCCTACTTCCCCGGTCAGAGGGATTGAAGCTGACCCGAACGCACAATCGTGGCGTGAATTGATGCTTGACCTGATGTGCCTTGCAGATCCTCCACATTTTCTTCGAAACAATCGAAACTttgggaggaaggaaggactGGTCGTCAGCTCCTACTGCAAGTGCGGCTGGGACCGCTACTTGCCTTGCCTTCTGTGGAGCGAGGCTTCGGTGTTGGAAACTGTGGCGTTCTTTCCTTCAAAAGTGTGTGGTATCTGCGGTCGGGAGCACTTTCTTGCTCTCCTGGATTGTAGGTAAGGAAGGAACTTTGCGATCACCTCAACATAGAGAATAGAAGCTGTGTCTTCAGGGAAAAAGCCGATCATGAGTCTTCCTCAAGAAATTCGAATCCAATCATCCCAACTTCTACACCAAGCCAGCTTGGAATCCCGGCAACCAGTAACATCCCATAGCtctaccacctcccctcaTTCAGGAACAGGAGGCCCAAACTGCCGTTTAAGGGGTAGAATTCCCAAGGTGGCACAGGTAGGTGGCCTTGCACCCACCCCAGCTTTCAACCTCACGTTGGCCTCAACTCAGAAACCACTGACTGGTTGgatcaaccccccaagcctcaacaacagaaaaacagaaaaaaaacgaaaaaaaacaaaaacaaaaaatctGGATGGAAGAAGACGGCTGGCTCTGTTACGCCGCGGGGTATCTCACCTACCGCGCAACAAAAAAACTCCTTATAATTCCTGCTCCAATGAGAAGCTCTGAAATGGGTCTTATATCAGCACAATcaagcaccaccaagacaaaaCTACACCAAAAACCAACCTTCCTAATCCGTCCTAACTGGGATTATTACCCCACGAAAACTATCGTGCAGGAACGCGGTGAGAGGAAATTGTTCGTTGACTTGTCTGTGCCTGCATAATCGCTTGCGTTATGCCTATACATGCTTTAAtccgccaacgccaacccaaCGTGGGAAAGCCGGGGAGCGAAAATCATGCAAGGTAGCAAGCGAGCAATcgtctttttcttcatcCTTCTGTCGTACCGTGATGGTTTTGTTTTACTGCTGCCGTTGCTCTCGCTTCACGGGTGGGGTAAAAGGTGATGATGCGCATTTCTATGGAAAATGTGATGATAAGAATGCAACGGTGATCATCACGACAACTCTGTAACGGTGGCTCTCCCAGGAAATGAAATCTCTCATTCCGTTGATTCCCGGGAAAAGttggttgaagaagagaggcGAGTTGAAACATTTCCACCCCCTGAACTCCTGAAACtaacacccccaccaccacacctcgACCTGAAAGGGAGAGCTCCCTATGATCTCGCCAAGCAGGGGTTGAagaaacccaaaaaaaaaaggtgacAATACGACAAGCTTTTCTTCCATCACGAGAAAAATGACAATGTTGCAGTGTCAAAGACACAAGCGATAAGTAAAACCGCGAGGGTGGTGATCCCGGTGGacgggaagggaggggaggtgaaaCATCGTGACCGACTCGGCGGTGATTGATCCTTGAATGGGATGGTTACGGAGACTAAGTTCACTGTCACGATAAAAGTTTGTAGGCAAATTGCTTCAAAATATTTCAGATATTCTTTGTGCCTGCCTTGCTTATTGTggttgcaaaaaaaaaatgcttGTATCCTTCCCAAGTGGTATCATATATGTCATTTCAATCCAGCCCAAAGTCATATCCCACCCTCCTAGCAAAATCAAAAACGCCTTGCCCTTCAAGACGTGGTTTATCATCCCATCATTATATGTTCCCGCTTTGTAATCCCAAATCCAATAAACTCCATGCCATGCTGATAGTATTGTCGGTGTAATGTGTGTGCGTAAAATGCAATCTGATCCGATGCCTTAAACCCTCCCAGTAAACTTCacactcctcctcctagcCGACAATCCGCTCAAGATCCCCCTCTTTTGCCTCTCCGTATTTGGCGATGTCGGCGAGAGGATATCACTCGGAAGACCTGGCTGCGATCCACTCATGACAATGGCGTTCTTCTTGACAGCCCTGAGGATGTCGTTGTATGTGATCGGGGTCTGGGGTGTCTTGTCGCCAATCCTGCTGCTGAtgttctccttttcctcgtCATGCTCCTCGAGTTGGTCGTccgagacagagacagagtGCTGCAACGAGCTCCTCTTGGTGCTGGTCGACGGTCTCGGCTGGTGTGACACACTAGACTCCGACGTGTCAAGCGTAGGCCGGCTCTTCTTGCGAGCCAAGCTAAACGACCTCGTGACACCCTTCAAGATCTGAGTAGGCGTCCGTGGTGTTTTAGcagcctccccctccagacTGTCAAGCGGTTTTGGCACCGCCTCCAGCGAGTAGTGAGATCCGTTGGCGTAAGGGTCAATGCTCAGAAACGCGGGAGGCTTCCTCTTGTTGGCGAGCAGGTCAGAAAGCAAGCTACTGCTGCTTCGCCTgttggggttgctgctgcgggcCGAGAGACTGCTTGCTGGTGTGATTGGTCGATCACCGGAAGGGTGAATGGGTGCTGTCGTGGATGGTTTGAGAGACTCGGACTCGGACGACTCGGTGCTATTCCTTGTCCTGCTTGTGTTCACAGAAGACGAGCTCAGTGACACGGAACGCTGTTTTCTGAGAGAAAGGTTGACGATTGAGGGTTTGCCTGCAAACACCACCGAGACCACTCTTGCCGTGACCTCCTGGCTGCCTCGTCGGGTAGCGGCTGTGGGAGAGTCGGGGTCCTCGATGCTCGAGTCATAGTCATACTCGGAAAAATCGTCGGCGTCGGAGGAGGCGTCCTCTTCGGAGGAAAGATAGATGTCGTGCGGTGCGGTGGCCtgcccttcctctcctcccagctTCAGTCCGTGGTTGTCCAATATCCttgacaccctcctcgaACTCTTTTTGGGAAGCTCAGGGACGACGTTGGTGGGATTGGTGCGAACCCTCTTGGGACTCGGAGCCAGTGTGTCGGGGTGTTCCTCGTCCATATCGTGATATTCGTCAAAGATGGGCTCGTCAAATTGTGTTGCTGTTTGCTTGTTTGTATATGCAATGCCCGGCTGGCTGTTCTTCTCGAGGTGACTGTCCACCAAAGACATGACCCTCCAGCAAGACTGTATAATGTAATTCAAGCAAGTGGCCAAGGGATATATGATCTTCGTGTTCTCGATCCCTAGTATCGAGCTCTCGtagtgggggaggggggcgagcAGCTGAGGATCACTGGAATGGGGCGTGGACTATGGTATGGAGATTGGGGAGACCAGAAAAAGGGTAGGATGTTCCGAGAGGGCGGGAGGGTTTATTTTAATGCAGAGCTACAGCAGGATAAGGTGACGGTCCAAAGCCAAGAAGTGGGTGTAACGGCCTGCAAGAACCGGGCCCGCCGTCACTCTCAACCCTGGCGTTTCTGGTCGGTCggctgggtggtgatgggtggaggGCTGGTGCATCAGCAGAGCGTGGTACGTACCCTCCTCTCCGTTTTCCCTGATCTGACGGAACGGATGAACGGTCTGGGCTGCCCTGTCTTTTGCACTTGCATGACAAGCAAGCCTCTCCCAGGCCCAGTgaccacacacacattccCCTGCCCAACCCCTGCCTTCGTCAAGACCCCCCTGCCCGATCGGGTTGCCAAGGATCGCGGCCGAAGAAGAGGTTTGAGTCGAATGAGTGTGAGTCTGCCCATCGCTGCCTTGGTCTGTCTTGACGGGGAAAAAAATACTTTCACACACTAAACATGTGCCTTCGGTGTCAATTCTCAAATAGTTAATCATCAAGTGGTGGCAGTGATCCGAATGAGAGTGACAGCGCAAAGGACGGGCGCTGGTTGGCCTTCGAGTGGTGTTTCAGGTAAAAGCTCCTTctctcgtcttcttccacgACCGCCAAGCCTTTTCTTCGACACCTGAACAACCACGcgcccaccacaccaacgcAACGCTTAATTAGTGCACACAACGATATCTGCAGTAGGACCTGAATATTTCTCCATTATCACGAACCGACGACAACTTCATTCTTGTCTTACACGTCAGGCGCATCCTCCAACGGAGCATCTCATAATTCCggctgctggctgggggAGGTAGGTAGTCACAGTGTACATTCATTCCATCAACTCCATCAGCTGCAGCTGCACCActatcaacagcagcccaaTCCGGTTTTTGgtcacagccaccaccaccagagtTTGTATCTTTGATcgtcatcaacccccctctttttttcccaaGTTATCCCGACCCCTTCAAAGAATTTTTCTGTCCTCTTCATCGTTCGAGAGTTTTACCCCCCACTGTGCCCGGTCATTGGTAGAGAACCCCTCATGCCACTCCCAAGAAGGGGGGCCCATTGTGTCCTAACTTTACAAATGATTGGACATCTCCGCACCATTCAACTCGGAGCTGGGCGGCAAGCTCCAAAGCAACGGTGAAGCTTTCCTCCAAACGACCCCTCCGGATTGGAGGGAATTTGATCGTCTCCTTGCAGCAAAAAAAGTCACGCTACACgcttcccttccctttcgAGTCCGAAAGTTAAACGAAGAGGCGAACCGAAAAACGAACCACACTTACACACACCTCTTTTACGGAGCATACtcggctccctcctccggcggCTGGACAAGTTTGAACTGTCTCCATTGAGTTGACAGTCCGGGATCTACCAGTGCCGTTCATGATCGCCGGTCAAACACATCTTTGACCCCTCGTGGGGGGAAGATTCCCAAAGGGTCATTCATGCCCTTTAGCCTCCCAGCCCCGGATCTTCCTATGCTTTAGTCGTCGAGGTTAGTTATCTCGGCCGCCGCTCAGGTCAATCAGCCAGTTGCCACATTACCGGGTACATTCCAACCCGCGCCTTTTATCCTCCTCCGATTTTTAAACAGCCCAAAGGCCCAAGCCCGACAGCTGGCCCGACGAGCGGGCAAGTCATGTCTTGTGCTCTTACATCCTGGGACGTGCGAATTAACCAGTCTTGTTAAACTTGATCGTGCAGTTTGACACACAGTGGCTGGGCCGCCTACTCAGAGGACATCATCAGTTGGAGAGAGGCAGCCGTTTGGACTGACCTCCCGACCGACCGAgtgacaacaccacctcacGGTCACAGAATCATCCTCCGTTTTTTGTTGAAATCTGTCCCCCATCCGCGGCATAAACCTACACATTACCAGATAACGGAGCATCTGCCCTCTTCAGCCCGCCGCCTTCGCGGCCgcgagaaagaaaggggtAAGGCGTCGTCGGTCGGCGCTCCTTTGTAatcaattttttttttgcagtTTGTTTGCTCGAACGATCATGATTGTTAGGCCTCTTGCTGTGAGGACACATTGTGCAATACTATGACCCGACCGGGCGTTTGTGGTGGCGGGCGTACTACAGCAATCCATccgtccatccatccatcccgaGATCATGGAAGTACAGACCAACTGCAAGAACCCCTTACCTGTGCGTTGCATTCGTTTTGTAAGAGGTCAGAAAAGACCTCGGCTGCTCGACACACACATCACAAATTTAGACGAAAGGATTGGGTCCAGGTTATAAGCGGCCCCTTTTGTGGGTGATGGATGTGTCGACAAGATCATATCCCGGCATATCATAGTTCGATGTAGGTAAAGATCTCTAAATGTGTGGACCCGAGAACGGCAAGCCTATGTCTTTGTGCCCCAGGATCACCTTAcgcaaacccccaaaaatTTAATATCACAAACGGCCCTTGGAAGATGGCTTCAATAAAAATTTCTTCTACATGTAAGCCACCAAGAACGCGAACGCGTAAGAATGTCAAATCGGCGGCTGCAAGTGTGGTGCTGAGCGCTGTGACACCGCCTCATTCGGTCGGTCCTGTACGATGGCTGGACGAGACATGCTTTCTGCCATTCCCGAGTCCAGTGGCGTTTTTGTGACCTGCAAATCAGGAGTATGTACTACCCAACGCCTCAGCATGCAAGCTTTCAGCTGGAGGGCTCCTTTTGTCAATTTCTTTCTCGTGCTTTTCTCAATTGGAAATTTGGGATGAGAGAGCGGTCGGACAAGGCTATCTGATGGCCTGGAAGATAGGGGAAGGGTcaaaggtgaggaggttttggcggtagtggtggtggtggtggtgggtgtctTGTATCGGCAGTGGTGTCTCCCGGCCTTGGCCCTGTGGTTGACTGTTTCGAATCTTGTCCCAAGCCCGTCAACCTTGTGGACGACCGACTCCTCTCAGCgcgtggatggtggtggttttaCGAGCTTCCAATCGTCCTTTCATCTATGGACCAGTATATTCGGCGACAGTGGGAACTCCTGATGGCCGCCCTGTCCCATGGTTAGCCGTCTCACCACGCGCGAGCCTTTCTTGCCCATATTATCATCAGCCACTCATTTGGGTAGTTGCCTCGGTTGGAAAAGTGCGGTGAATGTCTCCATTTCATCTTAAAGTCAAGATTGCTTTGTGTCGAAACGCTTTTGACATTTTGTGACGATTCAGATCGCGTGTGCGACGACAACTATATCATCTCCTGCATGGCGCACTGCATGGTGAACCGGACGGCGGCTGGGCGCGTTGTAAGTCGTCCGTTTTTAACGGTCTCAAACGGAAGGCCACCAGCGATGTTGGAGTAATGTTCGGGAGACCAATGTCACCCTCGGCGGCAGGGGAAACAATAGAGAGAACACTGTAATATCTTGAGTTGTTTGATGTGAGTCGAGTGCATCATACACACAGATGATCTCTCGGATTGATTTGAGGTCGTTGCTTATCTTCATGAATCCATCCTTTATTTTTCAAGGTGAAGATTCCCAACTTCAACCAGAGCGAAACCGTTGCGTCATGGGGCCCAAGCTTCTCCTCACACATCAACCAATCACAGTCGTTTCTTTTCCTGATTTAGACTGCAGGAACTGTCCTGATGTAGCCTAACGGCTATCGGGGTTTCGTTGGCGTTGCTAAAAATGTTTCATCTGTGGGGTGGCAAACGACAGGTGAACCAAAGACCCTGAACCCTGGATCTCGGGCTCCCGAACTAGGACAAGGGTTGTGTAAGGTAAGCATctttcaacatcaacaacaatctGTCAGAAACATCAACAATTACCGATTCTGCGAGTAATACCGAGGGGAACAATGACAGCTGAGTCAGTGATACTAACACAATCAGGATGTTTATGTGTAACCAAGATGagagccaccaccaagaataataacaacaacaacaacaaagatACCTACCGGCAGGCTGACTGCGGATGCGGCTGACTGACTGGGTGGGgtgaggccgagaagcttgAAAGAAGGATCGCAGGGTTGAAAGTTGGGAGTCAGATACGGCGGTCATCGCCCCGTTCTGACTGTTCGGGCTGTTTCCTTTTGGGTGCTTGGTCAACACTCAGCAAGAGATACCATTCCCTACCCCATCATTACCACAATCCTCACCCCAAACACACTGGAATTCTGGCTCTACTAATCGAAGCACAAAGACGGCATGTGAACGACCAAACTAACACGATGTCTCATACATTCAAAGTCTCGGCAGTCTTCTGCCGTCAAAAAGCACCTGTTCTAGACTTGATGTCTCgtctcggccttctcttcCCCATCTAGTCCTACCGACATGTCATCGATATGACATCCTTCCAGACTGTTTCCTCTTCTGGTGTTACCGAGCTGAATTATACCCCAGATATTTCCTCCAGATATTTCATGGTGTCGACAATAGCTACCTAGCGGGTGATTACCATCCCCGCCGCTGAAGGTGCCGCATGTTCTCCCGTCCCACGCCGCACACAATGGACGGGAAGACAACAGGAAGCAGCAAACCTGGTCCGTTTTTGGGGATTTCTCAGCCTCGTAGGTTTCTCTCCCAGGTCACTCTATCCTGAAAGGTCAGGATGTGGAATCAGTTCCTCCGATCTGGTCAGCTAATTCAGCCCACCTCATGGTCGGAATCTAAAGAAAAAACACAATTGTCCCGACCAGCCCAGCCCTTATCTCTAACATCTCTTTTCTCGAGGCTCCCAAAAGCCAAACCTGATGCTTGAGCATGTTAGTTCAGATATCCAAAGTCAGCCCCGTAGCCAAGGCGGCCCGACCAACAAGCCTTTTCAACGGCTGGTCTGACTCCCGAACAAGGACCCTGATACACACAGGCGAGAGGCGCAGTTTTCCCCTCAAACTTTGGACCAACCTACCTTacctccctcgcctgctACTCAGATTTCTTATCTTTCGCTTTTGGGTAGTTGGCAGTTTCTTGTCTGTCGGGTCGGACCTGTGTCAGCCAACCCACCCGGGTTGCCGATCCGGGGTGATTTAAGTGCTTACTTTGGATTGTCAAGGATTTGTATACCCCAGCGGTAGTGGAGCTGTTCAGCCGCTCGGTAGCATGGTAGCATATGCTCCGACGGGGAGTTGTAGAGAGATGGGGTGTTGTGTTGGCCTGACATCGGGGATGAGTTTGAATTATGTGTTCTCCATGAGCGGTCCAGGATGAAGGTAGGGAATATGTTGGCTTCGGACGATGAGTCTTGGGTGGGACATGTGTAGTATCAAGTCCAAATTCAGCCTTTGGATATGACAGCCTCATATCTGCAAGGCTGGCCACCAGAGGGAAAACCGTCAGCAGTGTGCAAGTCCGAATATGGGTAGTTagccaccagccaaaacGGTCTGATCAGTTGTTTGTTGAGAACAACATCTTGATAATGGGCTCCGTTAAGGGATATGCATGCACATCTATCTCGCAGGTAGCTCTCCTCTTGATAAAATCCTGTTCCTGTATCATGACATCCTCCACTCTCAGGCACAACCAGTCCAATGGGTGATCACCTGCTGCTCTCCCATCTCGGAAAGTTTTCCAACCTCACAATCTTTCCCGCAAaggcaacaaccaccccgaAACCTGCTATCCCACAtaaacaaccacatcccatctcatcaaaAACTATTCATAACGGAACGTCCCAAATCAGCAACCAATACCCAAATTCCTGTCGTCATGATCTTCAATCGGTGGGTGTTGGCAAATGTGACTGTAACCTGCACACTGACGTAACACACCCAACGCTCCAACCAACAATACCCAAAATTGTTATCGTGGCATTTCGCCCAAAAACGTCAACCCATATCAAGCAAATTTAGCCAGTATCAAATCTCTAACTTCTGCCAGCTATAGATTATCAATGAGTGAATTTCACACGATTGTCATTGAACCCCTGATTTATCGTCGTACAGTTCTGCACGTGGTACTATAAAAATCTGGGTTGAGATGAAAATCTTGGGTTGCATTTCCTTCGTCAACGAACCGCTCGCAAAGTGATGAATACCTACCAAACAAAGCGGTATAAGAAAAGAATAATCGCCTGACTTTGTTCCGAGTTATGTACTACTTGATCAACAATCCCTTTAGGTATACCATCATATATCACCAACAGccttccctcttctctcccaaTCGAAACATGGTCGAAGCTCTTTCCATTTGAATgccctttcccccccctccaaccaatGATGGGAATGGTGAGTGTGCGTGCTCCGACAGCACTGAACATCACGGCCCCAGACTTTGATATATCACCATCGATCCGTAGGACCCCTTACCGCAACAACCAAGTCAACAAAAACACCGGTCGATCCTCGACCATCAACCGGACCCCGACCAGACACATCATGACTCGCACAACAAAGTTTGCCTTTTCATCAAGTAATATTAAGACTGTGTATAGCTGGCACTCGGCCCAACCGGCGACGAGCCCACAAGTTTAGTACAGGGCAACAATATACAGCGtgcgaaaagaaaaatttCAAAAAGCTGAAACAATGAATgcactccctccccccccgaAACAGACTCCGGcttgttgtttttttatCAACTCCGAATGTggcaagcaaaaaaaaaaccccggCTCGCCCCCCCTtctaaaaaaaaacccaaccGCATCCCAAGATGACCTGGCAGCTCCGGCGTCGTCGCTCATTGATGCCAATCCCATAAAAGCCATGCGTCCGTCGTCTTGACATACCATACCGCCCAACCCGCCTTGCCCATTAGAAAAGCTACACAGCCCTTggccgccatggccgcccATTCAGCCACTTTGCCCACTGCCCGTGTATTCTCCCCAGGGCGAGTAATCATGAGTAGCCCCGAATTCGTGATGCAATGTGTATTTTTCCCCGCGTATAACTCCGTAGATAAATACCGAGATGTCATTATTATGTTTTATTGAGGGGATTAATGCCCCGAGTCCCAAGCGCGGAAAAGAATGCGCCGGAACTCTCGAGTGCTGCACTTTTCCTTCGTCTATGCTCAGTCGTTGGTGAGACTAACTGAGACTCAGAAACTCGGCAGAAGCTTCCATAGCATGGATCGGGAAGGATGCGTTCACACCAACACAgcctccccaaccaagcTGATTTAGGCCTTGCGGGAGCGAGTAGAAGTGCCATTGGTCTTGACACCAGTGGCCTTGACGTCCTTGCCGTGAATGATGGTGCTCGGGTCGGGAAGAGGAGCCTGGGACATTCTGCGGACAGCCTTGCGGCCAGTGGGGCGCTTCCCATCCTTCTTGTAGGTGGCGAAGTAGAACGAgatgaagagaaagaggtAAGAGCTGAGAATACCGATACCGGAGAAGGCAGCAAACTCCTCACCCGCGCACTTGCCGGCGGAGGGCATCCAGGGCCAGTAAGCCGAAGTGAAGTAAGTGTACGACGCGAAGTAGACGAAGCCTTTGACGCCAAGTTAGTAACCTTGACCAAAGAGGACCGGGAAGGACATGACTCGAACTTACCAAGATCAATGACGAACTGGATAATCTGGAGACGGGTGATCCACTCCTTCCACCAGATCTTGACGCCACGCGCGCTCTGGAAGTAGTACCAGTACATGACGAcgtggacgaggaggttgaggcagATGACAACCCATGAGACGGCAGTGGAACCGATGAGCTGGGTGTAGCAGAGGAGAGCTGTGGCGCCGTGGTGGTAGCAGTGAAGGAAGGTGAgaggcttcttcttgaggaaCAGGAAACAGGTATCCAACAGCTCGAGGTACTTGGTGAGGTAGTTCAACTGGTTACCGTCAGTACAAAGGCCCAATTCGGCCAGAAGCAGCGGTCAACTCACGTAGTAGAGGACAACCATGGGCTGAGTCCAGCCGCCATCAGCATCGCAGATGGCAAAGAAGAGACCCTTGCGAACAACAGTGGGAAGCATCTGCTCGATgaagagagcgaggaggatgccggaAATGGCGGTCAGGTAAAAGTTGTGGATTAGGAAGAGCGTCCGGAGCTTGAAGGGCTCGCGGCTGCGCATGTACTCTCGGCCACCAAAGATGATGGCATAGTATatgacgatgaagatgctCGTTTCCTTCAGGGTAGACATGGGAGTCTGACCAGGCTGGAAGCGGAAGTCATCGGCAGGGTAGCCAACAACCTTCTCGAAGgccttgttgaagatgggcCAGAGGTGGATGCCGAATGGCCGGTCCAACGTTGGGACCGGCAGCTGGTCGAGAATCGAAGCCATTGTGAAGACAAAACGCGATTAAATCTATCGTAAGTTCTCctgaaggcgaggaagagcaGTCAGCACGAGGCGtcgggagaaggggggagtACAAAAACACGGTGGACTGGACGGGGTGTTAAGTGCTTACCTGTCACGTTTTTGCTCGGAACACGCGGAAGGGAACAAGAGAAGGGAAATGCCGGTTCAGCGGCAGCAAACAACccaaagagaagaagagaaaagaagaaacgtCGCGACACCCAAGCAGCAGGAACGATTAAGCTGATTACCTTGGGGGGGGATGCGCCGACAAAGAAGGTTTGcggaaggtggtgatggtggaagtCTGGGGCACGGGAAACCAAATATTTTCAGAGACTGGACTGCCCTGGCGCAAAAGGGGAACCCGCGAAGAAGGCTAGCCTCAACCACCTTGGCTCATTTCCAGTTCCTGCATGTGAAGTCTCATTTTCCAGCTGACAATTTTTCTGCCGGCCCAATCATCGCTTGGCATCTCTCGTCTCACGTTCAGCGCCCCACCGACACCTCGACAGACCCCGGACCTCGGAATCGAGGAGTGGCCTTGTCCGTGTCCGGTCGAGACTGTCGTTGAAAACCAGAGCAGCGGACAGCCTGCCAAAACCACCTGTTACTTCACCTAACGAAACAGTTCGGACACGGAGCCAGACGCTTCATGTGCCAGCACGAGTCGTACGGCATCTTCATACTCACCGTCACCGCGCTGCCTTCGTCTCGGCGttgcccccctttccactGCAGACGTTGCCTGACTGAAACCCACATCTCTTGATCTCTCGGCCCTATCGCAGGACGAGCAGGGTGGACACTGCTTCGTTGTCCTGTTGCCCAGGCCGCCGCCaaatcaacaacaacaaatccCTCGCCATTGGCCAATTCGCAGTCAGGATCGGCGGGTCGGCGTGCCGTGTGCTTCGAAGGCCGGAAAGGCCGGATGCCAAGCACACGGAGATTGGACGGCGGCTTGGTTTGCAACCCAACTGTCCCGGTCCCGGTGCCGCCGGTTCCGGGTGTGTTTCGGAGCTGTCGATGACGTACTTTCATTGCGGGACAAGTAAAAACAAACTTTTGTGATTCCAAAATAAAGAGAGGCGTGTTGGCGGCGGTTACAACTTGAGACTACCTCGGGAAATTTTCCTTATAAACAAATCACCAAGTCATGATCAATGACATC
Proteins encoded in this window:
- the ELO2 gene encoding Fatty acyl-CoA elongase/Polyunsaturated fatty acid specific elongation enzyme (COG:I; EggNog:ENOG503NU6C), which produces MASILDQLPVPTLDRPFGIHLWPIFNKAFEKVVGYPADDFRFQPGQTPMSTLKETSIFIVIYYAIIFGGREYMRSREPFKLRTLFLIHNFYLTAISGILLALFIEQMLPTVVRKGLFFAICDADGGWTQPMVVLYYLNYLTKYLELLDTCFLFLKKKPLTFLHCYHHGATALLCYTQLIGSTAVSWVVICLNLLVHVVMYWYYFQSARGVKIWWKEWITRLQIIQFVIDLGFVYFASYTYFTSAYWPWMPSAGKCAGEEFAAFSGIGILSSYLFLFISFYFATYKKDGKRPTGRKAVRRMSQAPLPDPSTIIHGKDVKATGVKTNGTSTRSRKA
- a CDS encoding hypothetical protein (EggNog:ENOG503PF8Z), producing the protein MSLVDSHLEKNSQPGIAYTNKQTATQFDEPIFDEYHDMDEEHPDTLAPSPKRVRTNPTNVVPELPKKSSRRVSRILDNHGLKLGGEEGQATAPHDIYLSSEEDASSDADDFSEYDYDSSIEDPDSPTAATRRGSQEVTARVVSVVFAGKPSIVNLSLRKQRSVSLSSSSVNTSRTRNSTESSESESLKPSTTAPIHPSGDRPITPASSLSARSSNPNRRSSSSLLSDLLANKRKPPAFLSIDPYANGSHYSLEAVPKPLDSLEGEAAKTPRTPTQILKGVTRSFSLARKKSRPTLDTSESSVSHQPRPSTSTKRSSLQHSVSVSDDQLEEHDEEKENISSRIGDKTPQTPITYNDILRAVKKNAIVMSGSQPGLPSDILSPTSPNTERQKRGILSGLSARRRSVKFTGRV